One Littorina saxatilis isolate snail1 linkage group LG10, US_GU_Lsax_2.0, whole genome shotgun sequence DNA window includes the following coding sequences:
- the LOC138979110 gene encoding ice nucleation protein-like, with protein sequence MPGWTELLWGHNSTSLWGHNSTSLWGHNSTSLWGHNSTSLWGHNSTSLGSQLYKSLGSQLYKSLGSQLYKSLGSQLYKSLGSQLYKSLGSQLYKSLGSQLYKSLGSQLYKSLGSQLYKSLGSQLYKSLGSQLYKSLGSQLYKSLGSQLRAIDVTVLSACVGSACCV encoded by the exons atgccGGGATGGACGGAACT TCTCTGGGGTCACAACTCTACAAGTCTCTGGGGTCACAACTCTACAAGTCTCTGGGGTCACAACTCTACAAGTCTCTGGGGTCACAACTCTACAAGTCTCTGGGGTCACAACTCTACAAGTCTGGGGTCACAACTCTACAAGTCTCTGGGGTCACAACTCTACAAGTCTCTGGGGTCACAACTCTACAAGTCTCTGGGGTCACAACTCTACAAGTCTCTGGGGTCACAACTCTACAAGTCTCTGGGGTCACAACTCTACAAGTCACTGGGGTCACAACTCTACAAGTCTCTGGGGTCACAACTCTACAAGTCTCTGGGGTCACAACTCTACAAGTCTCTGGGGTCACAACTCTACAAGTCTCTGGGGTCACAACTCTACAAGTCTCTGGGGTCACAACTCTACAAGTCTCTGGGGTCACAACTCAGGGCTATTGATGTTACTGTGTTATCTGCATGCGTGGGGTCAGCGTGCTGTGTGTAA